Proteins co-encoded in one Strix uralensis isolate ZFMK-TIS-50842 chromosome 2, bStrUra1, whole genome shotgun sequence genomic window:
- the LRRC32 gene encoding transforming growth factor beta activator LRRC32 isoform X1 — protein sequence MQETLETRTMKLYVIFFLAVVNRGTSNNQPREGMSCEMANLQAFCHNKDLHQIPRELHPNVNKIDLSGNLIQSIPEMPLSFYTSLQCLDLSSNQISFITPGVFAHMTSLLEINLANNHLYELAQNGTEGIGHLPKVEVLDLSHNSLYNGMAEYFIKQAPALRYLSLADNSIIMISHKMFQGSPNLVEIDLQSNIIMEIEEGAFETLVNLSKLNLSMNSITCISDFNLRQLEILDLSRNSIETFHTAKSDDEYSLRCLDLSENKLLHFPVFPQVNKLVTLNLSKNLIQLTAESPHSKMDYMENEWLDASFHLLDQKQSRNKSSLYLSQLVYLDLSYNEIKSIPDEFFESMLSLHTLNLSKNCLQAFVVTYDSALISLVVLDLSYNALQNLLLDAGTLSNLKELYIQNNHLQTLQFDIFSSLPSLRLLNLQSNNISLCSMYSGLAKQRLAGEESGCVSFVDSPTLQYLYLADNMLNILPAYTFYKTSLIVLDLSMNPGLKIEVKALSGLEKSLEYLYLHGNSLIELNIDLPCFSHLKHLNLSENQLNWLPKWGSDSPLEVLDLRNNRFSTLQNSNILALENSLKNLYLTGNPLNCCGNIWLSSMIQNKNVQIPNVEHLTCQYTQNFGYQEEMHMGNIRPEDCEKEDLKKINFLIILTFVLVLSVIIIGVGSFFCFRRQNFSHQFKA from the coding sequence GCAAACTTGCAGGCATTTTGCCACAACAAAGACCTCCACCAAATCCCTCGTGAGCTCCATCCGAATGTAAACAAAATAGATCTGTCTGGAAATCTGATTCAAAGCATCCCTGAAATGCCGTTATCGTTTTACACTTCCCTCCAGTGCCTGGATTTAAGCTCTAACCAGATAAGCTTCATCACGCCTGGAGTCTTTGCACACATGACGAGTTTGCTGGAAATAAATTTAGCCAACAATCACTTATATGAACTTGCTCAGAATGGGACAGAAGGGATTGGACATTTACCCAAGGTGGAAGTACTGGACTTGTCCCACAACAGTCTGTATAATGGGATGGCTGAGTATTTCATTAAACAAGCTCCAGCACTGCGGTATCTTTCCTTGGCAGACAACAGTATTATAATGATATCACACAAGATGTTTCAGGGATCTCCCAATCTTGTGGAGATAGATCTTCAGAGTAATATCATCATGGAAATAGAAGAAGGTGCTTTTGAGACTCTGGTGAACCTTTCCAAACTCAATCTCTCCATGAATTCAATTACTTGCATTTCTGATTTCAACCTCAGACAGCTGGAGATACTTGACCTTAGCAGGAATAGCATTGAGACCTTCCACACCGCAAAGTCAGATGATGAATATAGCTTAAGATGTTTGGATCTGAGTGAAAACAAACTGCTTCACTTCCCAGTCTTCCCCCAGGTAAATAAGCTGGTAACTCTGAATTTATCAAAGAATTTAATCCAGCTCACTGCTGAATCCCCTCATAGTAAAATGGACTATATGGAAAATGAATGGCTAGATgcttcttttcatcttcttgaTCAGAAGCAAAGTAGAAACAAAAGTTCTCTTTATTTATCCCAGCTTGTATATTTAGACTTAAGTTATAATGAAATCAAATCCATTCCGGATGAGTTCTTTGAATCAATGTTGTCCCTTCACACCCTTAATCTCAGTAAAAACTGTCTTCAGGCATTTGTAGTAACTTATGACAGTGCATTGATCTCCCTAGTTGTCCTCGACTTGAGCTACAATGCTTTGCAGAACCTTCTCCTAGATGCTGGCACGTTGTCAAATTTGAAGGAGCTCTATATTCAAAACAACCACCTTCAGACCCTGCAATTTGATATTTTCTCAAGTCTTCCTAGCCTCAGACTGCTTAATCTACAGAGCAATAATATCAGCCTTTGCAGCATGTACTCAGGATTAGCTAAACAAAGACTTGCCGGAGAGGAAAGTGGTTGTGTATCATTTGTTGATTCTCCTACTCTTCAGTACTTGTACTTAGCTGACAACATGCTGAACATCCTACCAGCATATACTTTCTACAAGACTTCTCTCATTGTCTTGGATCTCTCCATGAACCCTGGACTGAAAATAGAAGTTAAAGCATTATCAGGACTGGAAAAGTCTCTGGAATATTTGTATTTACATGGCAATAGCCTGATAGAGTTAAATATTGACTTGCCTTGTTTTAGTCACCTTAAACATTTAAACCTCTCTGAAAATCAACTGAACTGGCTGCCTAAGTGGGGTAGTGACTCTCCACTGGAAGTTCTGGACTTACGGAACAATAGGTTTAGCACATTACAAAACAGCAATATTTTAGCATTAGAAAATTCCCTTAAAAACTTGTATCTCACTGGGAACCCACTCAACTGCTGTGGAAACATCTGGCTGTCATCAATGATCCAGAACAAAAATGTCCAGATCCCCAATGTGGAGCACTTAACGTGTCAGTACACTCAGAACTTTGGGTACCAGGAAGAAATGCACATGGGGAACATTAGACCAGAAGACTGTGAAAAAGAGGATCTGAAGAAAATCAACTTCCTTATTATATTAACATTTGTGTTGGTTTTATCCGTGATCATCATTGGGGTGGGTTCATTTTTTTGCTTCCGCAGGCAAAACTTTAGCCATCAGTTTAAAGCATAG
- the LRRC32 gene encoding transforming growth factor beta activator LRRC32 isoform X2: MKLYVIFFLAVVNRGTSNNQPREGMSCEMANLQAFCHNKDLHQIPRELHPNVNKIDLSGNLIQSIPEMPLSFYTSLQCLDLSSNQISFITPGVFAHMTSLLEINLANNHLYELAQNGTEGIGHLPKVEVLDLSHNSLYNGMAEYFIKQAPALRYLSLADNSIIMISHKMFQGSPNLVEIDLQSNIIMEIEEGAFETLVNLSKLNLSMNSITCISDFNLRQLEILDLSRNSIETFHTAKSDDEYSLRCLDLSENKLLHFPVFPQVNKLVTLNLSKNLIQLTAESPHSKMDYMENEWLDASFHLLDQKQSRNKSSLYLSQLVYLDLSYNEIKSIPDEFFESMLSLHTLNLSKNCLQAFVVTYDSALISLVVLDLSYNALQNLLLDAGTLSNLKELYIQNNHLQTLQFDIFSSLPSLRLLNLQSNNISLCSMYSGLAKQRLAGEESGCVSFVDSPTLQYLYLADNMLNILPAYTFYKTSLIVLDLSMNPGLKIEVKALSGLEKSLEYLYLHGNSLIELNIDLPCFSHLKHLNLSENQLNWLPKWGSDSPLEVLDLRNNRFSTLQNSNILALENSLKNLYLTGNPLNCCGNIWLSSMIQNKNVQIPNVEHLTCQYTQNFGYQEEMHMGNIRPEDCEKEDLKKINFLIILTFVLVLSVIIIGVGSFFCFRRQNFSHQFKA; encoded by the coding sequence GCAAACTTGCAGGCATTTTGCCACAACAAAGACCTCCACCAAATCCCTCGTGAGCTCCATCCGAATGTAAACAAAATAGATCTGTCTGGAAATCTGATTCAAAGCATCCCTGAAATGCCGTTATCGTTTTACACTTCCCTCCAGTGCCTGGATTTAAGCTCTAACCAGATAAGCTTCATCACGCCTGGAGTCTTTGCACACATGACGAGTTTGCTGGAAATAAATTTAGCCAACAATCACTTATATGAACTTGCTCAGAATGGGACAGAAGGGATTGGACATTTACCCAAGGTGGAAGTACTGGACTTGTCCCACAACAGTCTGTATAATGGGATGGCTGAGTATTTCATTAAACAAGCTCCAGCACTGCGGTATCTTTCCTTGGCAGACAACAGTATTATAATGATATCACACAAGATGTTTCAGGGATCTCCCAATCTTGTGGAGATAGATCTTCAGAGTAATATCATCATGGAAATAGAAGAAGGTGCTTTTGAGACTCTGGTGAACCTTTCCAAACTCAATCTCTCCATGAATTCAATTACTTGCATTTCTGATTTCAACCTCAGACAGCTGGAGATACTTGACCTTAGCAGGAATAGCATTGAGACCTTCCACACCGCAAAGTCAGATGATGAATATAGCTTAAGATGTTTGGATCTGAGTGAAAACAAACTGCTTCACTTCCCAGTCTTCCCCCAGGTAAATAAGCTGGTAACTCTGAATTTATCAAAGAATTTAATCCAGCTCACTGCTGAATCCCCTCATAGTAAAATGGACTATATGGAAAATGAATGGCTAGATgcttcttttcatcttcttgaTCAGAAGCAAAGTAGAAACAAAAGTTCTCTTTATTTATCCCAGCTTGTATATTTAGACTTAAGTTATAATGAAATCAAATCCATTCCGGATGAGTTCTTTGAATCAATGTTGTCCCTTCACACCCTTAATCTCAGTAAAAACTGTCTTCAGGCATTTGTAGTAACTTATGACAGTGCATTGATCTCCCTAGTTGTCCTCGACTTGAGCTACAATGCTTTGCAGAACCTTCTCCTAGATGCTGGCACGTTGTCAAATTTGAAGGAGCTCTATATTCAAAACAACCACCTTCAGACCCTGCAATTTGATATTTTCTCAAGTCTTCCTAGCCTCAGACTGCTTAATCTACAGAGCAATAATATCAGCCTTTGCAGCATGTACTCAGGATTAGCTAAACAAAGACTTGCCGGAGAGGAAAGTGGTTGTGTATCATTTGTTGATTCTCCTACTCTTCAGTACTTGTACTTAGCTGACAACATGCTGAACATCCTACCAGCATATACTTTCTACAAGACTTCTCTCATTGTCTTGGATCTCTCCATGAACCCTGGACTGAAAATAGAAGTTAAAGCATTATCAGGACTGGAAAAGTCTCTGGAATATTTGTATTTACATGGCAATAGCCTGATAGAGTTAAATATTGACTTGCCTTGTTTTAGTCACCTTAAACATTTAAACCTCTCTGAAAATCAACTGAACTGGCTGCCTAAGTGGGGTAGTGACTCTCCACTGGAAGTTCTGGACTTACGGAACAATAGGTTTAGCACATTACAAAACAGCAATATTTTAGCATTAGAAAATTCCCTTAAAAACTTGTATCTCACTGGGAACCCACTCAACTGCTGTGGAAACATCTGGCTGTCATCAATGATCCAGAACAAAAATGTCCAGATCCCCAATGTGGAGCACTTAACGTGTCAGTACACTCAGAACTTTGGGTACCAGGAAGAAATGCACATGGGGAACATTAGACCAGAAGACTGTGAAAAAGAGGATCTGAAGAAAATCAACTTCCTTATTATATTAACATTTGTGTTGGTTTTATCCGTGATCATCATTGGGGTGGGTTCATTTTTTTGCTTCCGCAGGCAAAACTTTAGCCATCAGTTTAAAGCATAG